A DNA window from Acropora palmata chromosome 12, jaAcrPala1.3, whole genome shotgun sequence contains the following coding sequences:
- the LOC141859508 gene encoding uncharacterized protein LOC141859508: MTNSLVGVLTQFRQERIAVMADIECMYYQSVPGEEEAIHLTDALKKLLEKGGFNLTKWVSNSCRVIESLPAAERAASIVLPAKVILQDLCRKKLEWDDPIPDNERNSWLSWLEDLQKLEQLSVDRCLKPPSFGKVVSVQLHHFSDTLQQGYGAVSYLRFLDDKDPINCSFVMGKAVTAPLKTVTIPRLELSAAVVASRLDKILRKEIDIPVDESVFWTDSTCVITYIQNNEKRFHTFVANRIAIIQDATSPSPWRYVNSEGNVADDASRGLTMDSIISKNHWINGPDFLWEPESRWPVQPVTQMSDDDPEIKRESQALLSLTKAGTNCINQVLEYFSSWYPLKKFVAWMLRYWEKLKQSSKRRKEGLAPVQGSPEDRSYDPLSIEEINKAEEEILKFIQRQSFPEELSWLNEQEEVNESNDLRSAQERKPQIKKSSAIYRLDPMKLGGLLYIGGRLRQASIPYPAKHQILLPNRHYVVDLIVRYYHLMSGHLGFEHVLSMVRGKFWILKARTAVRRVVIDCFDCKRRPAPLDKQKMADLPTDRVTPVKALITFVGFDCFGPLLVRRGRSLVKRYGVLFTCLSIRAIQLEVWTRIPLLTRCGGLLPEEVNPKK; encoded by the exons ATGACCAACTCCCTCGTTGGTGTTCTCACTCAGTTCCGACAGGAACGGATCGCTGTTATGGCCGACATAGAGTGCATGTACTACCAG TCTGTGCCAGGGGAAGAGGAAGCTATTCATCTGACCGATGCTCTTAAAAAGCTTCTAGAAAAGGGAGGTTTCAACTTAACCAAATGGGTTTCAAACTCTTGCAGGGTCATCGAATCCCTTCCTGCGGCTGAAAGAGCGG CCTCGATTGTCCTCCCAGCCAAAGTTATTCTACAAGATCTCTGCCGTAAAAAGTTGGAGTGGGATGACCCTATTCCTGACAATGAAAGGAATAGTTGGCTAAGTTGGTTGGAAGATCTTCAAAAGCTTGAACAGCTCTCAGTTGACCGCTGTTTGAAGCCACCGAGTTTTGGTAAAGTCGTGTCTGTGCAACTACACCATTTCTCAGACACCTTGCAACAAGGTTATGGTGCGGTCTCCTATCTCAGATTTTTGGATGATAAAGACCCGATAAACTGTTCATTCGTGATGGGAAAGGCAGTGACTGCACCCCTCAAGACCGTGACAATACCAAGACTAGAGTTGTCGGCGGCCGTCGTGGCATCGAGGCTGGACAAGATACTTCGAAAGGAAATAGATATCCCTGTAGATGAATCTGTTTTTTGGACAGACAGTACTTGTGTAATCACCTACATACAAAACAATGAGAAGAGGTTCCACACCTTTGTTGCTAATAGGATAGCCATCATACAGGACGCAACTTCGCCGTCTCCGTGGAGGTATGTGAATTCAGAAGGGAATGTTGCAGACGACGCTTCGAGAGGTCTTACGATGGATTCCATCATTTCCAAGAATCATTGGATAAATGGTCCAGATTTTCTGTGGGAGCCTGAATCAAGATGGCCCGTGCAACCGGTCACCCAAATGTCGGATGACGACCCTGAAATCAAGAGGGAGAGTCAAGCCCTTCTCTCTCTAACCAAAGCTGGAACTAATTGTATCAACCAAGTCCTTGAGTACTTTTCATCATGGTATCCTCTTAAGAAATTTGTTGCTTGGATGTTGCGCTATTGGGAGAAGCTGAAGCAGTCATCGAAAAGACGTAAAGAAGGACTGGCACCAGTACAGGGCTCCCCTGAAGACAGGTCGTACGACCCTCTTAGTATAGAAGAGATCAACAAAGCAGAAGAGGAAATTCTCAAATTTATCCAACGACAAAGTTTCCCAGAAGAGTTGTCATGGCTCAATGAGCAAGAAGAAGTAAACGAAAGCAACGACTTGAGGAGTGCGCAGGAGAGGAaaccacaaattaagaaatcGAGTGCGATCTACAGGCTTGATCCAATGAAACTTGGTGGTCTGCTGTACATCGGTGGGCGTTTGAGACAAGCATCAATCCCATACCCTGCAAAGCATCAAATTCTTCTCCCAAATAGGCACTATGTTGTGGATTTGATTGTGCGCTACTACCACTTAATGTCTGGTCATTTGGGTTTTGAGCATGTATTATCCATGGTTCGAGGAAAGTTTTGGATTCTCAAAGCAAGGACAGCTGTAAGGAGGGTTGTTATCGACTGCTTCGACTGCAAAAGAAGGCCAGCCCCGCTGGACAAGCAGAAGATGGCAGACCTGCCCACAGACCGGGTGACGCCTGTAAAAGCACTTATTACGTTTGTAGGATTTGACTGTTTTGGTCCGCTGCTCGTGCGAAGAGGGAGAAGCCTTGTCAAAAGATATGGTGTTCTTTTTACTTGTCTGTCCATACGAGCAATTCAATTAGAAGTCTGGACACGGATTCCTTTATTAACGCGATGCGGCGGTTTATTGCCCGAAGAGGTCAACCCGAAGAAGTGA
- the LOC141859509 gene encoding uncharacterized protein LOC141859509, whose translation MTKIHEGAVSSFSDHLNSINSHIRFTSEEEKNGRIPFLDTCLHLKEDGSTKVTVYRKPTHTDQYLNFHINHHLQHKRAVVKTLLLRAQTLVSEEIDRVTEIRHVKQALKANNYPDWMITLPNAAPVSRVSEESVKERGIYASVPYIKGTSERLQRAFKSHEITLIHKPFNSLRSQPVRVKDKTENLKKCGTVYHIHCEQCDKNYVGETARLLETRIKEHLSRNSSAVNEHCKLTGHSVDSSKIKVLATENNTFKRRIREAIEIKLQMLKSVREKINLGEFFRWLERHKTQLARGLPVVPENEESESSDADH comes from the exons ATGACTAAAATTCATGAAGGCGCAGTGAGCTCATTTTCCGATCACCTCAATTCCATCAATTCACACATCCGGTTCACTTcggaagaagaaaagaatggCAGAATTCCATTTTTGGACACCTGCCTTCACCTGAAAGAGGATGGTTCAACGAAGGTCACCGTATATCGGAAACCCACTCATACTGATCAATATCTGAATTTTCATATTAACCATCACCTGCAACATAAAAGAGCTGTAGTTAAGACTCTGCTGCTTCGAGCTCAGACCTTGGTGTCTGAAGAGATTGACAGGGTAACGGAAATTCGACACGTCAAGCAAGCCTTGAAAGCCAACAACTATCCTGATTGGATGATTACACTACCAAACGCTGCACCTGTTTCGAGAGTTTCCGAAGAATCCGTTAAGGAAAGGGGAATTTATGCCTCAGTGCCATACATCAAGGGCACTTCGGAACGCCTCCAAAGAGCATTTAAGTCACACGAGATCACACTTATCCACAAGCCTTTCAATTCCTTAAGATCACAACCGGTTCGTGTTAAGgataaaacagaaaacctTAAAAAGTGCGGAACAGTCTATCACATCCATTGCGAACaatgtgacaaaaattatGTGGGCGAAACTGCTCGGTTATTAGAAACTCGGATAAAGGAACATCTTTCAAGGAATTCGTCAGCTGTTAATGAACATTGCAAGCTCACGGGTCACTCAGTGGATTCcagcaaaataaaagttcTTGCCACGGAGAATAACACATTCAAACGCCGCATAAGGGAGGCAATTGAGATAAAATTAC AAATGTTGAAGAGTGTCAGAGAGAAAATCAACCTGGGTGAATTCTTTCGGTGGCTTGAAAGGCATAAGACACAGCTTGCAAGAGGTCTACCTGTAGTCCCTGAAAATGAAGAATCTGAATCGTCTGATGCAGATCACTAA